In the bacterium genome, TACAAAGGTAAGAAGGTATTCAAGGTAAAATAGTCCTTCACATGGCAAAACCTCTTCATCTAAGACATAAGACTAGAGTTCTTCTTTTGCAAAAGTTATTTGAAAGATATGTCAAGAATAAATCTATACAGGTTTTTGACCAATCAGATATAGATTTTCAGTCACTACTTCAGATAAATGGGTTTCAAGATTATGCAAAAGAACTGTATGAGAAACTATCTTCATGTGTAAGCAAAAATCTTGCAACAATTGATTCAAAGATTCAGGTTTATTCTACTGAGCGAAACATTGACACTTTGCCCTTGATAGACATTTGTATATTGCGAATAGCTGTTTGTGAAAAGTATTTCGCAAGAACAGCTGAAGATAAAGTCATCATAAATGAGGCGATTGAGTTGGCAAAGGAATTTGGAGGAATTGAAGACGGAGCCTTTGTAAATGCCATACTCGACAATATGTTCAAAAAAGAAGCTAAGGTAACAAGTTGATAATGATTCCGCATGCTAAAAGTTTTTGAGCAGTGTAACATTAATTATTTGTGAGTATGATTTAATCTTCCTAGTCCCTTTATTCAAAGTTTCGTCCTTGGCGGTCAAGATTGAATTTCGATAGAGGATTTAACCAACTATTACATATCTCAAAATTCTTATAAAATATAAGTTTCGCAGATAAAAAGTATACTAAAACACAACTACAAATGAAAGACACTTTGCAAAAACTCAATCACATTCTGGGAATTGAAATAAAAAATCATCAAATATTTCTAGATGCACTTACACATAGATCATACTTGAATGAACACAAGAATGAAAACCCGAATTCAAATGAAAGACTAGAATTTCTTGGTGATGCTGTTTTGGAATTACTTACTTCAGAATTTTTGTTTGAAAA is a window encoding:
- the nusB gene encoding transcription antitermination factor NusB; the protein is MAKPLHLRHKTRVLLLQKLFERYVKNKSIQVFDQSDIDFQSLLQINGFQDYAKELYEKLSSCVSKNLATIDSKIQVYSTERNIDTLPLIDICILRIAVCEKYFARTAEDKVIINEAIELAKEFGGIEDGAFVNAILDNMFKKEAKVTS